In a genomic window of Streptomyces koelreuteriae:
- a CDS encoding acetyl-CoA C-acetyltransferase, with protein MPEAVIVSAARSPIGRAVKGSLKDLRPDDLTATIVQAALAKVPELDPKDIDDLMLGCGLPGGEQGHNLGRIVAVQAGMDHLPGCTVTRYCSSSLQTSRMALHAIKAGEGDVFISAGVETVSRYAKGSSDGLPDTHNPLFADAEARTVETAQSEGSTWHDPREDGLLPDPYIAMGQTAENLARAKGVTRQDMDEFGVRSQNLAEEAIKNGFWEREITPVTLPDGTVVSKDDGPRAGVTLEGVQGLKPVFRPDGLVTAANCCPLNDGAAALVIMSDTKARELGLTPLARIVSTGVSGLSPEIMGLGPVEASKQALRRANLSIDDIDLVEINEAFAAQVIPSYRDLGIPLEKLNVNGGAIAVGHPFGMTGARITTTLINSLQFHDKQFGLETMCVGGGQGMAMVIERLS; from the coding sequence ATGCCCGAAGCCGTGATCGTCTCAGCCGCCCGCTCCCCCATCGGCCGCGCCGTCAAGGGCTCTCTCAAGGACCTCCGCCCGGACGATCTGACCGCGACGATCGTCCAGGCCGCCCTGGCCAAGGTCCCCGAGCTGGACCCCAAGGACATCGACGACCTGATGCTCGGCTGCGGCCTGCCCGGCGGCGAGCAGGGCCACAACCTCGGCCGCATCGTGGCCGTACAGGCGGGGATGGACCACCTGCCGGGCTGTACCGTCACCCGGTACTGCTCCTCCTCCCTGCAGACCTCCCGCATGGCCCTGCACGCCATCAAGGCCGGCGAGGGCGACGTCTTCATCTCGGCCGGCGTCGAGACCGTCTCCCGGTACGCGAAGGGCAGCTCCGACGGCCTGCCCGACACGCACAACCCGCTCTTCGCCGACGCCGAGGCCCGCACCGTCGAGACCGCCCAGTCCGAGGGCTCGACCTGGCACGACCCGCGCGAGGACGGCCTGCTGCCCGACCCGTACATCGCGATGGGCCAGACCGCCGAGAACCTGGCCCGCGCCAAGGGCGTCACCCGCCAGGACATGGACGAGTTCGGCGTCCGCTCGCAGAACCTCGCCGAGGAAGCCATCAAGAACGGCTTCTGGGAGCGCGAGATCACCCCGGTGACGCTCCCCGACGGCACGGTCGTCTCCAAGGACGACGGCCCCCGCGCCGGCGTCACCCTGGAGGGCGTCCAGGGCCTCAAGCCGGTCTTCCGCCCGGACGGCCTGGTCACCGCCGCCAACTGCTGCCCGCTGAACGACGGTGCCGCCGCGCTCGTGATCATGTCCGACACCAAGGCCCGCGAGCTGGGCCTCACCCCGCTCGCCCGCATCGTGTCGACCGGCGTCTCCGGCCTCTCCCCCGAGATCATGGGCCTCGGCCCGGTCGAGGCGAGCAAGCAGGCGCTGCGCCGCGCGAACCTGTCGATCGACGACATCGACCTGGTCGAGATCAACGAGGCGTTCGCCGCCCAGGTGATCCCCTCCTACCGCGACCTGGGCATCCCGCTGGAGAAGCTGAACGTCAACGGCGGCGCCATCGCCGTCGGCCACCCCTTCGGTATGACCGGCGCCCGCATCACCACCACGCTCATCAACTCCCTCCAGTTCCACGACAAGCAGTTCGGTCTGGAGACGATGTGCGTCGGCGGCGGCCAGGGCATGGCCATGGTCATCGAGCGCCTCAGCTGA
- a CDS encoding SGNH/GDSL hydrolase family protein encodes MTSMSRARVARRIAAGAAYGGGGIGLAGAAAVGLVLAEVQLARRRVGNGTSGHVPHADGLYGRAYAGPGQSPLRLTMLGDSTAAGQGVHRSGQTPGALLASGLAALAECPVQLRTVATPGARSDDLDRQVALVLADPDPAPDICVIMVGANDVTHRMPPTRSVRCLASAVRRLRTAGAEVVVGTCPDLGTIEPVRQPLRWLARRASRQLAAAQTIGVVEQGGRTVSLGDLLGPEFAENPRELFGPDSYHPSAEGYATAAMAVLPSVCASLGLWPAEEERPDASRREGFLPVARAAAEAASEAGTEVAAAMPTGSRGPWALLKRRRRRRVPEQEPAPATPSN; translated from the coding sequence ATGACGAGCATGTCGAGGGCGAGAGTGGCCCGGCGGATCGCGGCCGGCGCGGCATACGGCGGCGGCGGTATCGGTCTGGCGGGGGCGGCCGCCGTGGGGCTGGTGCTGGCCGAGGTCCAGCTGGCGCGGCGCCGGGTGGGCAACGGCACGTCAGGTCACGTGCCGCACGCGGACGGGCTGTACGGCCGTGCGTACGCCGGCCCCGGTCAGTCGCCGCTGCGGCTGACCATGCTGGGCGACTCCACGGCCGCGGGCCAGGGCGTGCACCGGTCCGGGCAGACACCGGGGGCGCTGCTGGCGTCGGGCCTCGCGGCGCTGGCGGAGTGCCCGGTGCAGCTGCGCACGGTGGCGACGCCCGGGGCCCGTTCGGACGACCTGGACCGCCAGGTGGCCCTGGTGCTGGCCGACCCCGATCCGGCGCCCGACATCTGCGTGATCATGGTCGGCGCGAACGACGTCACCCACCGCATGCCCCCGACCCGCTCGGTGCGCTGCCTGGCCTCGGCGGTACGGCGGCTGCGCACGGCCGGTGCGGAGGTGGTGGTCGGCACCTGTCCCGACCTGGGCACGATCGAGCCGGTCCGGCAGCCGCTGCGCTGGCTGGCGCGCCGGGCCTCCCGCCAGCTGGCGGCAGCCCAGACGATCGGGGTGGTCGAGCAGGGCGGCCGGACGGTGTCCCTGGGCGACCTGCTGGGCCCCGAGTTCGCCGAGAACCCGCGCGAGCTGTTCGGGCCCGACAGCTACCACCCCTCCGCCGAGGGCTACGCGACGGCGGCGATGGCGGTCCTGCCGAGCGTCTGCGCCTCCCTCGGCCTGTGGCCGGCCGAGGAGGAGCGCCCGGACGCCTCCCGTCGCGAGGGCTTCCTGCCGGTGGCCCGGGCGGCGGCGGAGGCCGCCTCGGAGGCGGGCACGGAGGTCGCGGCGGCGATGCCGACCGGGTCGCGGGGACCCTGGGCCCTGCTGAAGCGGAGGCGGCGCCGGCGGGTGCCCGAGCAGGAGCCGGCGCCCGCGACGCCCTCGAATTGA